In Fimbriimonadales bacterium, a genomic segment contains:
- a CDS encoding phosphodiester glycosidase family protein — MSRTSFVLIVASVFVFENLILLSFSNPRADTSYNPRAGARSGELTINLRGKPFRALYISANLEQTRVKLQIAGDTIGRVEDLGTMASRKGALAAINGSFFDAYSDLPKKNPTNALMTDGEWVHVSNIGSAMLFTANGDARVERLSFKIEGSRNGSYDAPNYWYAFWINRFPTANTVTIFTKAWGDETGLYGDKQIAVSGYGKVIAISKESQPIPDGGFVIYVKGVKDKTFDRFEIGQEVDYRIVLKNDAPGLLEGVTEVIACGPVLLKDGKIVLDAKKEGFSSPKILTKSALRSAIGVTADKRLLFVATHGKMEDLAQIMRILGSKDAIGLDGGGSSGLWWNGKYLRKPKRKIANALLILPK; from the coding sequence ATGTCGCGAACATCATTCGTTTTAATTGTAGCGAGCGTTTTCGTTTTCGAAAACCTTATTTTGCTTTCCTTTTCTAATCCTCGTGCAGACACTTCTTATAATCCACGTGCTGGCGCGAGGTCGGGAGAGTTGACGATAAACTTGAGAGGGAAGCCTTTTCGCGCGCTTTATATTTCTGCCAATCTCGAACAAACGCGTGTAAAGTTGCAAATTGCGGGTGATACCATCGGGAGAGTGGAAGATTTGGGAACGATGGCATCGCGAAAAGGTGCCCTCGCGGCTATCAACGGAAGTTTTTTCGATGCATATTCCGATTTGCCGAAGAAAAATCCCACGAATGCGCTTATGACGGATGGCGAATGGGTGCATGTCAGCAACATCGGTTCTGCGATGTTATTCACTGCAAATGGCGATGCTCGTGTGGAACGGCTTTCTTTCAAAATCGAGGGTTCTCGCAACGGAAGTTACGATGCACCGAATTATTGGTATGCGTTTTGGATCAATCGTTTTCCGACTGCGAATACAGTTACGATTTTCACGAAAGCATGGGGGGACGAGACAGGATTATACGGGGATAAGCAAATTGCGGTTTCTGGGTACGGCAAAGTGATTGCAATTAGTAAAGAATCGCAGCCGATTCCGGATGGTGGTTTCGTCATTTACGTGAAAGGCGTGAAAGATAAAACCTTCGACCGTTTCGAAATAGGACAGGAAGTAGATTATCGAATCGTGTTGAAAAACGATGCGCCGGGTTTGCTGGAAGGAGTTACGGAAGTGATTGCGTGCGGTCCTGTCTTATTGAAAGATGGAAAGATAGTTTTGGATGCGAAAAAAGAGGGGTTTTCGAGCCCGAAAATTTTAACGAAATCGGCACTGCGAAGCGCGATCGGAGTTACTGCAGATAAAAGATTGCTTTTCGTGGCAACGCACGGAAAGATGGAGGATTTGGCGCAAATTATGCGCATTTTAGGCTCAAAAGATGCAATCGGTTTAGACGGTGGGGGCTCGAGTGGACTTTGGTGGAACGGAAAGTACTTGAGAAAACCGAAAAGAAAAATTGCGAACGCACTTTTGATCTTACCGAAGTAA
- the fmt gene encoding methionyl-tRNA formyltransferase — MRLVFFGSSEFAIPTLKALKEHFLLVVSQPDRPSGRGGSLLPTPVKKAALELGLPVETPEKCRDEEFIARIRSLNPDALLVVAYGQIMPVKLLESAKRGGINIHASLLPKYRGAAPIAWAILNGETETGITIMQMDAGMDTGDIIAQEKTEIFPDETAGELAKRLSELGAKMALEWMPRIVSGDYPRTPQDEGKASLAPKLTSKDGELHFEMDAEDAYRRFRAVTPNPGAYLETRFGRMKILEAKRSELRAEKAGIVLAIEGESVVVSFLSNSLRLQRVQIAGRKPMTGKDFVNGYRLRIGDFISK; from the coding sequence GTGCGATTGGTCTTTTTCGGCTCTTCCGAGTTCGCCATACCTACCCTCAAGGCATTGAAAGAGCACTTTCTGCTCGTGGTAAGTCAACCGGATAGACCATCGGGACGAGGAGGGAGTCTTCTTCCGACGCCTGTGAAAAAAGCAGCATTGGAATTGGGCTTGCCTGTGGAGACACCGGAAAAATGTCGAGACGAGGAATTTATCGCACGGATTCGTTCCCTAAATCCTGATGCTCTTTTAGTAGTTGCATACGGACAAATCATGCCCGTGAAACTTTTAGAGTCCGCTAAGCGTGGGGGAATCAATATCCACGCATCACTTCTACCGAAGTATCGCGGGGCTGCCCCTATTGCGTGGGCGATTTTGAACGGAGAGACGGAGACAGGAATCACCATTATGCAGATGGATGCGGGGATGGACACCGGCGATATCATTGCGCAAGAGAAAACGGAAATCTTTCCAGACGAAACCGCAGGAGAATTGGCGAAGCGATTAAGCGAACTCGGAGCCAAGATGGCACTGGAATGGATGCCAAGGATCGTGTCGGGAGATTATCCGCGGACTCCACAAGACGAAGGGAAGGCATCGTTAGCTCCGAAACTTACATCGAAGGATGGCGAGCTGCACTTCGAAATGGATGCAGAGGATGCATATCGTCGGTTCCGAGCCGTGACTCCGAATCCTGGAGCGTATCTCGAAACACGTTTCGGGCGAATGAAAATACTCGAGGCGAAACGGAGTGAGTTGCGGGCGGAGAAAGCAGGCATAGTGCTTGCGATAGAAGGTGAGAGTGTGGTGGTTAGTTTTCTTTCGAACTCTTTGCGTTTACAGCGCGTCCAGATTGCAGGACGTAAGCCGATGACTGGAAAAGATTTTGTTAATGGTTACCGTTTACGAATCGGGGATTTTATTTCGAAATAG
- the def gene encoding peptide deformylase, with translation MSAPVIKDSFDIVVPEEFRHLWEYSKERPVVKYPAEVLRKKAAPVEQVDKKIKKLIQRMTEVVEQANGIGLAAPQIGESLRVIVIAIPDKPIQALINPEILKAEGEAVGVEGCLSLPGLYGEVKRAERVEVSYLSPEGRLIRTQMEDLAARVVQHEIDHLDGILFIDRADLSTLRWEIPAGAEQVG, from the coding sequence ATGAGCGCTCCAGTGATAAAAGATTCTTTCGATATCGTCGTTCCAGAAGAGTTTCGACATCTTTGGGAATACAGCAAGGAACGACCGGTAGTCAAGTATCCAGCAGAGGTGCTGCGGAAAAAGGCTGCCCCTGTGGAGCAAGTGGACAAGAAAATAAAGAAGCTCATCCAAAGGATGACGGAAGTCGTAGAGCAGGCGAACGGAATCGGCCTCGCTGCACCCCAAATTGGGGAGTCTTTGCGAGTGATTGTGATTGCAATTCCCGATAAGCCTATCCAAGCATTAATCAATCCGGAAATCCTAAAAGCAGAAGGCGAGGCAGTCGGAGTGGAAGGTTGTTTGAGTCTGCCAGGACTATATGGGGAAGTGAAGAGAGCAGAGCGAGTCGAAGTAAGTTACTTATCTCCTGAAGGGCGGTTGATAAGAACCCAGATGGAAGATTTGGCGGCTCGTGTCGTCCAGCATGAAATTGACCACCTCGATGGGATTTTATTTATCGATAGAGCCGATCTGTCTACCTTACGCTGGGAGATTCCTGCTGGGGCGGAGCAAGTAGGCTAA
- the priA gene encoding primosomal protein N', whose translation MSEKVRIAQVAPDVAVPGIHSQYTYSIPESLVVRVGDAVIVPFGSRIVVGYVFEISEISESELGFDAKELKAIQDVIEGFSLPADLMRVLHFISREYLAPLGACVACAMPSGIRSRLTTVYRMAEKFPYDAPELSKAQREVLEVFKTKGTITEKQLRSEEKINAGVLRQLIKKKFVEKVLTFLPESEKRHRYYVLAEGKRVEEFLEREGERKPAQAACVLSLRISPLVPMTVGEIRACTGASEETVRKLILGGLLIPHAEKDVTGKESQKKPILLVPFKKLTAEQAVAWEQIRKAICEGGHRAFLLHGVTGSGKTELYLRAIAETLGKGRKAMYLVPEIALTVQIVESLRGRFGDAVAVMHSALSEGERLRNWKRIRGGEVPIVLGARSAVFAPIPDLGLIVVDEEHETTYKQDSIPRYHLREVAEFRAKDSSAVLILGSATPSVETYYRSCDPEAGSDVLSDKGGLVRLTLTKRATDWKLPSVTVTDLREIYQSGKPAILGHELVEGIAETLEKGEQAILFINRRAYATSLLCRDCGHQPQCRNCSVTLTHHRVGNRLECHHCGFRTRVPDVCPKCGGARLRPLGLGTQKVEEAVRMAFPEARVARLDRDVARRKGAIETIFTQLAQGELQILVGTQMVAKGLDFPNVTLVGVIAADTDLSIPDFRATERTFQILTQVAGRAGRHRPGRVIIQTFQPEHPAIRFASKQDYEGFYSQEIEERKLANYPPFVRMVRVIASSGKPLQAERLIEQAAVSVVKRDGVELLGPAECAIGKLKGMYRRHLLLKLSPDVSPYEVSLPEELFHRSEGQIVVDVDPVFLM comes from the coding sequence ATGAGCGAAAAAGTGCGCATCGCCCAAGTTGCTCCGGATGTTGCCGTTCCGGGGATTCATTCCCAATACACTTATTCGATTCCCGAATCGTTGGTGGTGCGAGTGGGCGATGCGGTGATAGTTCCCTTCGGTTCGAGGATCGTTGTCGGTTACGTTTTCGAAATTTCGGAGATTTCGGAAAGCGAATTGGGATTCGATGCAAAGGAATTAAAAGCCATTCAAGACGTCATCGAGGGTTTTTCTTTGCCCGCGGATTTGATGAGGGTGTTGCATTTTATTTCTCGGGAATATCTTGCTCCGTTAGGTGCATGTGTAGCCTGTGCGATGCCGTCGGGGATTCGCTCACGACTGACGACAGTGTATCGAATGGCAGAGAAGTTTCCCTACGATGCTCCGGAACTATCGAAAGCGCAGAGGGAAGTTTTAGAAGTTTTCAAAACGAAAGGAACGATTACGGAAAAACAACTCCGTTCCGAAGAGAAAATCAATGCAGGTGTTCTCAGACAGTTAATCAAGAAAAAATTCGTCGAGAAAGTATTGACGTTTCTTCCGGAGAGCGAGAAACGGCATCGGTATTACGTCCTCGCAGAAGGGAAAAGGGTCGAGGAATTTTTGGAAAGGGAAGGAGAAAGAAAGCCAGCTCAAGCGGCGTGTGTTCTTTCCTTGAGAATTTCCCCACTCGTTCCGATGACAGTCGGAGAGATTCGAGCCTGCACGGGAGCATCGGAGGAGACCGTGCGGAAGTTGATATTGGGGGGGCTTTTGATTCCCCATGCGGAAAAGGATGTGACGGGAAAGGAATCGCAAAAGAAGCCCATTCTTCTCGTACCCTTCAAGAAACTCACCGCGGAGCAGGCGGTGGCATGGGAACAGATTCGGAAGGCAATCTGCGAGGGGGGGCACAGAGCGTTTCTATTGCATGGAGTTACGGGGAGCGGGAAGACTGAACTTTATCTTCGAGCGATTGCAGAGACGCTCGGTAAGGGAAGAAAAGCGATGTATTTAGTTCCAGAGATTGCGCTCACGGTGCAAATCGTTGAATCTTTACGAGGAAGATTCGGAGATGCCGTCGCCGTGATGCATAGTGCTTTGTCGGAAGGAGAGCGTTTGAGAAACTGGAAGCGAATAAGGGGGGGCGAAGTGCCGATTGTACTTGGGGCGCGGAGCGCCGTCTTCGCACCTATACCCGATTTGGGTTTAATCGTTGTGGACGAAGAACACGAGACGACCTATAAACAAGATTCTATTCCTCGTTACCACTTGCGCGAAGTTGCAGAGTTTCGAGCAAAAGATTCCTCTGCCGTTTTGATATTGGGTTCGGCTACACCTTCTGTCGAGACTTATTATCGCAGTTGCGATCCAGAAGCGGGTTCCGACGTCCTGTCGGACAAGGGGGGGCTCGTCCGCTTGACACTTACGAAAAGGGCGACGGATTGGAAATTGCCTTCCGTTACGGTTACCGATTTGAGGGAGATTTATCAGTCCGGCAAACCGGCGATATTAGGTCACGAGTTGGTCGAAGGAATTGCGGAGACTTTGGAAAAAGGAGAGCAAGCGATTCTTTTCATCAATCGCAGAGCGTATGCGACTTCGTTATTATGCAGAGACTGCGGGCATCAGCCGCAATGTCGAAATTGTTCGGTAACTTTGACTCATCATCGGGTAGGAAATCGTTTGGAATGTCATCACTGCGGCTTTCGGACGCGCGTTCCGGACGTTTGCCCGAAGTGCGGGGGGGCTCGTTTACGCCCTCTCGGTTTGGGGACGCAAAAAGTAGAAGAGGCGGTTCGTATGGCTTTTCCGGAGGCGCGCGTCGCTCGTTTGGATAGAGATGTCGCAAGGCGTAAGGGGGCAATCGAAACGATTTTCACGCAACTCGCGCAAGGAGAATTGCAAATTTTAGTGGGAACCCAAATGGTGGCGAAAGGATTGGATTTTCCGAACGTTACGCTCGTCGGGGTGATTGCCGCGGATACCGACCTTTCGATTCCGGATTTTCGAGCGACGGAAAGGACGTTTCAAATTCTAACGCAAGTCGCTGGAAGAGCCGGAAGGCACCGGCCAGGGCGGGTGATTATCCAAACTTTCCAACCCGAGCACCCTGCAATACGTTTTGCGTCGAAGCAAGATTACGAGGGTTTTTATTCCCAAGAAATCGAAGAAAGAAAACTTGCGAATTATCCGCCATTCGTTCGAATGGTTCGAGTTATTGCTTCTTCAGGCAAGCCTCTGCAGGCGGAAAGGCTTATCGAGCAGGCTGCGGTGTCCGTAGTAAAACGAGATGGGGTGGAACTTTTGGGTCCGGCTGAATGCGCGATTGGAAAACTGAAGGGGATGTATCGAAGGCATTTGCTTTTGAAATTGTCTCCGGATGTTTCTCCTTACGAGGTTTCTTTGCCGGAGGAACTTTTTCACCGTTCGGAAGGACAGATTGTCGTGGATGTAGACCCCGTGTTCTTGATGTGA
- the mutS gene encoding DNA mismatch repair protein MutS produces the protein MTAKTPMLRQYFATKARYPGVLLAMRVGDFYEFYGEDAEIAAREMEITLTGRDDGKHGRIPMAGVPFHSIEKYLARLIKKGYKVALCDQVEDPKLAKGLVRREVTRVLTPGTALEDSLLESTNNNFLASTAIWEDATGVSFLDLSTGEFLVTQIVGSSADELLIEEIARMAPAEVLLPEEAEQLIHLLEKMKFTLTKIKAFPPGEARKRLLRQFGTPTLASFGLEELEAATSAAGTILRYLDENEVPSQHIDHIRTYSIGDRMSLDTATIRSLELTANMVDDGKRMTLFEVLDHTMTPMGARLLKRWITEPLLMKEAIEARLDAVEALKANALCRNELRVMLDKVYDLERLVSRAATGVANPRDLVSLRNSIALIPEILDATFPVNVGSLVEARRALSPEEELLSRLTVALENYPPPTVREGGIIRSGYDSELDELRKLSKEGKEYIARLETTERERTGIERLKAGYNSVFGYYLEVPKSQISKVPETYIRKQTTANAERYITAELKEFEAKVLGAEERALEREYVLFCELRAEVSQRASSLLRSSRAIAEIDVLQSLAEAASRYGYVKPEILETRELDIRGGRHPVVEIHAGLGSFVPNDLFLHPKPNDASSEEESAYTSLIILTGPNMSGKSTYLRQTALITLMAHIGSFVPASSARIGLVDRVFARVGARDELATGQSTFMLEMVEAANILNNATDKSLVILDEIGRGTSTFDGMAIAWAIAEKLADIGARTLFATHYHQLNALSEQVAGVRNFRVAVKEEGDQVIWLHKVYEGGTDKSYGIHVARMAGLPRSVVERAAEVLADLEGREYVPQASNIRTRGLQLELFEAVESEVEKRLKEMDITALTPVEALVLLDDLKRSLTQSKS, from the coding sequence ATGACTGCCAAAACGCCGATGCTCAGGCAGTATTTTGCAACAAAGGCACGGTATCCCGGTGTCTTATTGGCGATGCGCGTCGGCGACTTTTACGAATTTTACGGGGAGGATGCAGAAATTGCTGCGCGAGAGATGGAAATCACTCTTACTGGGCGTGACGACGGTAAGCACGGGCGTATTCCGATGGCTGGAGTTCCCTTTCACTCCATAGAGAAGTACCTCGCAAGGCTGATCAAAAAAGGCTACAAGGTTGCCCTTTGCGATCAGGTCGAAGACCCTAAACTCGCAAAAGGCTTGGTACGCAGGGAAGTAACTCGCGTTTTAACCCCGGGCACCGCTTTGGAAGATTCCCTCCTCGAAAGTACGAACAACAACTTTTTGGCATCTACAGCGATTTGGGAGGACGCGACAGGGGTGAGTTTCTTGGACCTTTCCACAGGCGAGTTTCTCGTAACGCAGATTGTGGGAAGTTCTGCGGACGAACTTCTCATCGAGGAAATCGCTCGGATGGCACCGGCGGAGGTGCTATTGCCTGAAGAGGCGGAGCAATTAATCCATTTGCTCGAAAAAATGAAATTCACGCTGACCAAGATAAAGGCATTCCCGCCCGGAGAAGCGCGGAAAAGATTATTGCGCCAGTTCGGAACCCCCACACTCGCTTCCTTCGGATTGGAGGAATTAGAAGCCGCGACATCCGCTGCTGGGACGATTTTGCGATATTTGGACGAAAACGAAGTTCCCAGCCAGCATATAGACCACATTCGCACTTATTCAATCGGAGATAGGATGTCTCTCGATACGGCGACGATTCGCAGTTTAGAACTTACAGCGAACATGGTGGACGACGGAAAACGGATGACGCTTTTCGAAGTTTTAGACCACACGATGACACCGATGGGAGCGAGGTTATTGAAAAGATGGATTACAGAACCTTTATTGATGAAAGAAGCCATCGAAGCGCGATTGGATGCCGTCGAAGCCTTGAAAGCGAATGCTTTGTGCCGCAACGAACTTCGCGTTATGCTCGATAAAGTTTATGATTTAGAGAGGCTCGTGAGTCGTGCCGCGACGGGGGTAGCGAATCCGAGAGATTTGGTTTCACTGCGAAACTCCATTGCACTGATTCCCGAGATTTTGGATGCGACATTTCCTGTGAATGTAGGTTCTTTAGTCGAAGCGCGTAGAGCGCTCTCTCCGGAGGAAGAACTTCTTTCGCGTCTAACAGTCGCTTTGGAAAATTACCCCCCTCCGACTGTGCGCGAGGGGGGGATAATCCGCTCGGGATACGATTCCGAACTCGATGAATTGCGAAAACTTTCCAAAGAAGGAAAGGAATACATCGCGCGTTTAGAAACCACGGAAAGAGAACGAACGGGAATCGAAAGATTGAAAGCCGGTTATAACTCGGTCTTCGGATATTACTTAGAAGTTCCGAAGTCGCAAATTTCCAAAGTGCCGGAGACTTATATTCGCAAACAAACGACTGCGAACGCGGAACGATATATCACAGCGGAGCTCAAGGAATTCGAAGCGAAAGTTTTGGGAGCAGAGGAACGCGCGCTCGAAAGAGAGTATGTGTTATTTTGCGAACTGAGAGCGGAGGTCAGCCAGCGAGCATCTTCGCTTTTGCGTTCTTCGAGGGCGATAGCGGAAATAGACGTTTTGCAATCCTTAGCAGAAGCCGCTTCGAGGTATGGTTATGTAAAACCGGAAATCCTCGAAACGAGAGAGTTGGATATCAGGGGGGGGAGACATCCGGTAGTAGAAATTCATGCCGGGTTAGGGAGTTTCGTTCCTAATGATTTGTTTTTGCATCCGAAACCGAATGATGCGTCTTCGGAAGAAGAAAGCGCGTATACCTCTTTGATTATTCTCACCGGTCCGAACATGAGCGGGAAATCGACGTATTTGAGGCAAACTGCGCTAATTACCTTGATGGCGCACATCGGGAGTTTCGTTCCGGCGAGTTCTGCGAGAATCGGATTGGTAGACCGCGTGTTTGCAAGAGTAGGCGCACGAGACGAACTTGCTACGGGTCAAAGCACCTTCATGCTCGAAATGGTGGAGGCGGCGAATATTTTGAATAACGCTACCGATAAAAGTTTGGTGATTTTAGATGAAATCGGGCGAGGGACGAGCACCTTCGATGGAATGGCAATCGCTTGGGCGATTGCGGAAAAACTTGCTGATATCGGAGCGAGAACTTTATTCGCAACGCATTATCATCAATTGAATGCACTTTCCGAGCAAGTTGCAGGAGTGCGCAATTTCAGAGTCGCCGTTAAAGAGGAGGGAGACCAGGTGATTTGGTTGCATAAGGTTTACGAGGGGGGTACAGACAAAAGCTACGGCATTCACGTGGCGAGGATGGCTGGACTCCCTCGAAGTGTCGTCGAGCGTGCTGCTGAGGTTTTGGCGGATTTAGAGGGTAGAGAGTACGTGCCTCAGGCATCGAACATTCGGACACGAGGGTTACAACTCGAATTGTTCGAAGCGGTTGAATCCGAGGTAGAAAAACGCCTTAAAGAAATGGACATCACAGCGTTAACGCCAGTGGAGGCGCTGGTTTTGTTAGATGATTTGAAGCGAAGCCTCACGCAGAGCAAATCGTAA
- a CDS encoding phage holin family protein: MRILIYWIISVLSLIASVAIAKGIGLRIEADFDQPLRLFLATAVLGLINATIGNILRFVTLPLNCLTFGIAWIIVNALIFWWVGTMDLGYRVDDFLSALVGSILMSLILGMIGRYFEQPQET, from the coding sequence ATGCGAATTTTAATCTATTGGATAATCAGCGTACTCAGTCTGATTGCATCCGTTGCGATTGCGAAAGGAATCGGGCTTCGTATCGAAGCGGATTTCGACCAGCCATTGCGATTGTTTTTGGCAACCGCCGTGTTGGGTTTAATAAACGCCACAATCGGTAACATTTTGAGGTTCGTTACACTCCCCCTGAATTGTTTGACTTTCGGGATTGCGTGGATAATTGTGAATGCGCTGATCTTTTGGTGGGTCGGAACGATGGATTTGGGTTATCGAGTCGATGATTTTCTTTCTGCGTTAGTAGGAAGCATTCTCATGAGCCTCATTCTCGGAATGATTGGACGTTATTTCGAACAACCTCAAGAAACGTAA